The following coding sequences lie in one Cyanobacterium sp. Dongsha4 genomic window:
- a CDS encoding ATP-dependent zinc protease family protein encodes MNDHSHHKNLPLIGWREYLSLPELGVEKIKAKIDTGARTSALHAYHIHPYQERDCTLIKFQVHPIQRETHTTVSCIAPLLEYRKVTSSGGHATVRPVIITSVQLGDYNWDIELTLTNRDVMGFRMLLGREAIRKRFLVDAGHSFLNKIKKK; translated from the coding sequence ATGAATGATCATTCCCACCATAAAAACTTACCTTTAATTGGTTGGAGAGAATACTTATCACTACCCGAATTAGGAGTGGAAAAAATCAAGGCGAAAATTGATACTGGTGCAAGAACATCAGCACTACACGCTTATCATATACACCCATATCAAGAGCGCGATTGCACATTGATAAAATTTCAAGTACATCCCATTCAAAGGGAAACACATACTACAGTTAGTTGTATAGCTCCCTTATTAGAATATCGTAAGGTAACGAGTTCTGGAGGTCATGCCACTGTTAGACCTGTAATTATTACCTCCGTTCAGTTGGGGGATTATAATTGGGATATTGAATTAACCCTGACAAATCGAGATGTTATGGGTTTTCGGATGCTTTTAGGAAGGGAAGCTATTCGCAAACGTTTCTTAGTGGATGCAGGTCATTCTTTTTTAAATAAAATTAAGAAAAAATAA
- a CDS encoding NYN domain-containing protein, with product MSIFVDGNNMFYAQQKNGWFFDPRKVIDYFSEESGFMLINAFWYTGLKDSQDQRGFRDALISLGYTVRTKILKEYYDDSSGRFSQKANLDIEIVVDMFNTVDQYDRVVLFSGDGDFERAIELLRSKNTHITVVSTDGMIARELRNATDRYIDLNEIRNCIEKKDY from the coding sequence ATTTCTATTTTTGTTGATGGTAATAATATGTTTTATGCACAACAAAAAAATGGCTGGTTTTTTGATCCTCGTAAAGTTATTGACTATTTTTCGGAAGAGTCTGGTTTCATGTTAATCAATGCTTTTTGGTACACAGGCTTAAAAGACTCTCAAGATCAAAGGGGTTTTCGAGATGCTTTAATTAGCTTAGGTTATACCGTAAGAACAAAAATTCTTAAGGAATATTATGATGATAGTTCAGGTAGATTTTCCCAGAAAGCGAATTTAGACATTGAAATAGTGGTGGATATGTTCAATACTGTAGATCAGTACGATCGTGTTGTATTATTTAGTGGAGATGGTGATTTTGAAAGAGCGATCGAACTTTTACGCTCTAAAAATACTCATATAACAGTGGTTTCTACTGATGGTATGATTGCTAGAGAGTTGCGTAACGCAACAGATAGATATATAGATCTTAATGAGATCAGAAATTGTATAGAGAAAAAAGACTATTAG
- a CDS encoding sulfurtransferase — translation MSSTQVTVSAQWLKDNLGRSDLKIIDCRFRLADSHWGYQEYQKSHIENAYYLDLNQDLSDVVQSHGGRHPLPKIDVFTSKLEEIGIIKGETTIIVYDDLRFAFSARLWWLLRYLGHCRIFILDGGWQEWQKLGYPVSNKIPDRVRGSFLPEIRSDWLVDKDYVKSRLNSDSTIIIDARSGDRYRGEHEPIDPIAGSIPSAKNIFWQEMTTDDSFLKSEEELTSLWSSYLEYPEIIVYCGSGVTACVNLLALFKINISQSKLYAGGWSDWCSYPEHFR, via the coding sequence ATGAGTTCCACTCAGGTAACTGTTTCGGCACAATGGCTCAAAGACAACCTCGGACGGTCAGATCTCAAGATCATCGATTGTCGTTTTCGTCTTGCTGATAGCCACTGGGGTTATCAAGAGTATCAAAAAAGCCATATAGAAAATGCTTATTATCTGGATTTAAACCAAGATTTGTCAGACGTTGTTCAAAGTCATGGCGGTCGTCATCCTTTACCCAAAATAGATGTTTTCACCTCAAAATTAGAGGAAATTGGCATTATTAAGGGGGAAACTACCATCATTGTTTATGATGATCTTCGTTTTGCCTTTTCTGCTCGTTTATGGTGGCTTTTACGTTATTTAGGTCACTGTCGCATCTTTATTCTTGATGGAGGATGGCAGGAGTGGCAAAAACTAGGTTATCCAGTCAGTAATAAGATTCCTGATAGAGTTAGAGGCTCATTTTTACCCGAAATTCGTTCTGATTGGCTGGTAGATAAAGATTATGTAAAATCTCGTCTTAATTCTGACTCTACTATTATTATCGATGCTAGATCAGGCGATCGCTATCGAGGAGAACATGAACCCATAGATCCGATCGCAGGTAGTATTCCCAGTGCTAAAAATATTTTTTGGCAAGAAATGACAACAGATGATAGCTTTCTCAAATCTGAGGAAGAATTAACCTCTCTGTGGTCTTCTTATCTTGAATATCCAGAAATAATCGTGTATTGCGGTTCTGGTGTTACTGCTTGTGTCAATCTACTAGCTCTATTTAAAATTAACATTTCTCAAAGCAAATTGTATGCAGGAGGATGGAGTGATTGGTGTTCCTATCCTGAACACTTTCGCTAA
- a CDS encoding ABC transporter permease — protein sequence MSRSSSLQYYIVARLLLAPLMLWTIVTIVFLLLRATPGDPTDAILGTRAPEAAKEALREELGLNAPLWVQYFKYLGQVLSFDLGSSLTSRGESVWQVIQQYFPATVELAFFGILVAIAVGMTVGIISSLRPNTIWDLGGRLFGIITYSLPLFWVGMIMQLIFAVQLRWFPLGTRFPIGLETPNKITGLYTVDSLLSFNGHQFSISIYYLVLPCFTLGILLSGIFERIVRVNLKKTLQAEYVEAARARGIQERKILFSHALKNALIPVITVMGLTFAALLGGAVLTEVTFSWPGLGNRLYEAISLRDYPTVQGIMVFFGIIVVFASIIIDIVNALIDPRIRY from the coding sequence ATGTCTCGCTCTTCATCTTTACAGTATTATATTGTCGCTCGTCTGCTGTTAGCTCCTTTAATGTTATGGACGATTGTTACAATTGTTTTTTTGTTATTGAGAGCCACACCTGGTGATCCCACTGATGCTATTTTAGGTACTAGAGCCCCCGAAGCGGCAAAGGAGGCACTAAGAGAAGAATTAGGCTTAAATGCTCCTTTATGGGTACAGTATTTTAAATATTTAGGGCAGGTGTTGAGCTTTGATTTAGGCTCTTCTCTCACCAGTCGGGGGGAAAGTGTTTGGCAGGTTATCCAACAATATTTTCCTGCTACGGTGGAATTAGCTTTTTTTGGAATCTTAGTTGCGATCGCAGTTGGTATGACTGTAGGGATTATTTCTTCATTACGTCCCAATACCATTTGGGATTTAGGGGGTAGATTATTCGGAATTATCACTTATTCTCTACCTTTATTTTGGGTAGGGATGATCATGCAATTAATTTTTGCAGTGCAGTTAAGATGGTTTCCTTTAGGCACTCGTTTCCCCATTGGCTTAGAGACTCCGAACAAAATTACTGGTTTATATACCGTTGATAGTTTACTGTCTTTTAACGGTCATCAATTTAGCATTTCTATTTACTACTTAGTTTTACCCTGTTTTACTCTGGGAATACTATTGAGTGGTATTTTTGAGCGTATAGTGCGAGTTAATCTGAAAAAAACTCTACAAGCTGAATATGTGGAAGCGGCAAGGGCGAGGGGAATCCAAGAGAGAAAAATACTTTTTTCCCACGCCTTAAAAAATGCTTTAATTCCTGTTATAACCGTTATGGGCTTAACTTTTGCGGCTTTATTAGGGGGGGCGGTTTTAACCGAAGTCACCTTTTCTTGGCCTGGGCTTGGCAATCGTTTATATGAGGCTATTTCCTTGAGGGATTACCCCACTGTACAAGGTATTATGGTGTTTTTTGGAATTATAGTTGTTTTTGCTAGTATTATTATCGATATTGTCAATGCTTTGATTGATCCAAGGATTCGCTACTAA
- a CDS encoding DUF7219 family protein: MDENKRDKEKFLFPQSSYRGDFTPENLMFNSNLQEFAQKVSYICNLETNGKIAPQEAYRQIKELWQNLRKSIKNLGINDQK; the protein is encoded by the coding sequence ATGGATGAAAACAAAAGAGATAAGGAAAAGTTTTTATTTCCTCAAAGTAGTTATAGAGGGGATTTTACGCCTGAAAATTTAATGTTTAATTCTAATTTACAAGAATTTGCTCAAAAAGTAAGTTACATTTGTAATTTAGAAACTAATGGTAAAATAGCCCCTCAAGAAGCATATCGCCAAATTAAAGAACTATGGCAAAATTTGCGTAAAAGTATCAAAAATTTGGGTATTAATGATCAAAAATAG
- a CDS encoding pentapeptide repeat-containing protein, with protein MEINQFIERYTSGEHNFTGAMLAGIDLTNSDLIGIILREANLQKTNFTFAFLNRADLSRANLVEANFSGTNLNQANLMGANLHRAELHGAILQKADLRGIELTLANLLDANLFEADLRYANLSNANLKGACLRSANMRREKRSEPTNLRGVNLDKADLKNSDLRGVDLRNASLVGANLVEVNLRGADLTNADLTQANLKGAFLTEAEFMGAKLIGANLSNAKLERTKLVDADLSMANLESATMPDVKFTRANLLQANLSFARLNRGDLTRANLYGAVMRNASLMEVFFARTNLTSADLTNANLIGADLSSANLTGVNLQGAIMPDGQVYH; from the coding sequence ATGGAAATTAACCAATTTATTGAGCGTTACACATCAGGAGAACATAACTTTACAGGTGCAATGTTAGCAGGGATAGATCTCACAAATAGTGATTTGATTGGTATTATTCTCCGAGAAGCAAACTTACAAAAAACGAATTTTACCTTTGCCTTTCTTAATCGTGCCGACTTAAGTAGAGCCAATTTAGTGGAAGCAAATTTTAGTGGCACAAACCTTAATCAAGCTAACTTAATGGGTGCTAATTTACATAGGGCGGAATTACATGGGGCAATTTTACAAAAAGCAGATTTAAGAGGAATAGAATTGACCTTGGCTAACTTACTGGATGCCAATTTATTTGAAGCCGACTTACGCTACGCCAATTTAAGCAATGCTAATCTCAAAGGGGCTTGTTTAAGATCGGCAAATATGAGGAGAGAAAAACGTTCCGAACCAACAAACCTAAGAGGGGTAAACTTAGACAAAGCAGACCTAAAAAACTCAGACCTTCGAGGAGTTGATTTAAGAAACGCAAGTTTAGTGGGAGCTAACTTAGTCGAAGTTAACTTAAGGGGAGCAGATTTAACTAACGCAGATTTAACCCAAGCCAACCTAAAAGGGGCTTTTTTAACAGAAGCCGAATTTATGGGAGCAAAGTTAATCGGAGCAAATCTTTCTAATGCTAAACTAGAACGAACTAAATTAGTAGATGCAGACTTAAGTATGGCAAATTTAGAAAGTGCCACAATGCCAGATGTCAAATTTACCCGTGCGAATCTTCTTCAGGCAAACTTAAGTTTTGCTCGTCTCAATCGGGGTGATTTAACTCGTGCCAATTTATACGGTGCGGTTATGCGCAATGCTTCTTTGATGGAAGTATTTTTTGCTCGTACTAATTTAACTTCAGCAGATTTGACCAATGCAAATTTAATTGGTGCTGATTTAAGTAGTGCTAACTTGACGGGAGTTAATTTACAAGGTGCGATTATGCCTGATGGACAGGTTTATCATTAA
- a CDS encoding MEKHLA domain-containing protein, with protein MNNQIWETPEIISWTQIILNSYKRLLNKELIERNKDLLIDSKNLYNANFVVLSHNNKADPIYNYGNQKALDLWEMNWEQLIQTPSRNTTEPISREEREALLKEANLKGYITNYGGIRISSTGKRYLIQNITLWNLFDNRDEYCGQAATFSHWQKLE; from the coding sequence ATGAATAATCAAATTTGGGAAACACCAGAAATAATATCTTGGACACAAATAATTTTAAATAGTTATAAACGTCTTTTAAATAAAGAATTAATAGAAAGAAATAAGGACTTATTAATAGACTCTAAAAACTTATATAACGCTAATTTCGTGGTTTTATCCCATAACAATAAAGCTGATCCCATTTATAATTATGGAAATCAAAAAGCCCTAGATTTATGGGAAATGAATTGGGAACAATTAATACAAACTCCCTCTCGAAATACCACAGAACCCATCTCAAGAGAAGAAAGAGAAGCACTACTCAAAGAAGCTAACTTAAAAGGCTACATTACTAACTATGGAGGTATAAGAATCTCTAGTACAGGTAAAAGATATTTGATACAAAATATTACTCTTTGGAACTTATTTGATAATAGAGATGAATATTGCGGTCAAGCGGCCACTTTTTCTCACTGGCAAAAATTAGAGTAA
- a CDS encoding histidinol-phosphate transaminase has protein sequence MTDFIPSFIREDLLKLSAYIPTPISDNQKQLTRLDANESPYNLPSELRIKLANFYEQEIETNRYPDGSHSVLKDLIVNYINESINKEGLFNVNNISIGNGSDELIRSILMATCLNNQGSILVANPTFSMYKILAESLGINTISIERNEIDFSWDIDKANQAIRETNNPPIKVIFVVHPNSPTANCLNDSEIAWLKSLPSDILVVIDEAYYEFSQKTLATELKNYPNWLVLRTFSKAFRLAAHRVGYAIASSAIINVLEKLRLPYNLPTFSQLAAQFAMENRQLILLAMEETIKEKERVFLELNKIKNLKIWRSDANFIYCRLGENSNYENHQNILNQLKEKNIFIRHTGGGLRISIGTPEENDYLLSTIQSLFNK, from the coding sequence ATGACAGATTTCATTCCTAGTTTTATTAGAGAAGATTTATTAAAATTATCTGCTTATATCCCCACTCCTATTAGTGATAATCAGAAACAATTAACCCGTTTAGATGCAAATGAAAGCCCTTATAATTTACCCTCAGAATTAAGAATAAAATTAGCTAATTTTTATGAACAAGAAATAGAAACTAATCGTTATCCTGATGGTAGTCACTCTGTGTTGAAAGATTTGATTGTTAACTATATAAATGAATCTATAAACAAAGAAGGTTTATTTAATGTTAATAATATCTCTATAGGTAATGGTTCAGATGAGTTAATTCGCTCAATTTTAATGGCTACTTGTTTGAATAATCAGGGTTCTATTTTAGTAGCTAATCCTACCTTTTCCATGTATAAAATTCTTGCGGAAAGTTTGGGAATAAATACTATTTCTATTGAGAGAAATGAGATAGATTTTTCATGGGATATAGATAAGGCAAATCAGGCGATTAGAGAAACGAATAATCCTCCCATAAAAGTTATTTTTGTGGTTCATCCTAATTCCCCCACTGCCAATTGCTTAAATGATTCAGAGATTGCATGGTTGAAAAGTTTGCCCTCTGATATTTTAGTTGTTATTGATGAGGCATATTATGAATTTAGTCAAAAAACCCTCGCCACTGAATTAAAAAACTATCCTAATTGGTTAGTATTAAGGACATTTTCTAAAGCCTTTCGTTTAGCCGCCCATCGAGTTGGATATGCGATCGCATCTTCTGCTATTATCAATGTATTAGAGAAATTAAGACTACCTTATAACTTACCAACTTTTTCTCAATTAGCGGCTCAATTCGCCATGGAAAATCGTCAATTAATTTTACTGGCGATGGAAGAAACCATAAAGGAAAAAGAGAGAGTTTTTCTGGAACTAAATAAGATAAAAAATCTAAAAATTTGGCGTAGCGATGCCAATTTTATCTATTGCCGTTTAGGGGAAAATAGCAATTATGAAAATCATCAAAATATTCTTAATCAATTAAAAGAAAAAAATATTTTCATTAGACATACAGGAGGGGGTTTAAGAATTTCCATTGGCACACCCGAAGAAAATGACTATTTACTTTCCACAATTCAATCGTTATTCAATAAATAA
- the glyQ gene encoding glycine--tRNA ligase subunit alpha, which yields MTINFQDIVATLNQFWSERNCLIAQPYDTEKGAGTMSHNTFLRAIGPEPWSVAYIEPCRRPTDGRYGENPNRVQHYYQYQVLIKPSPDNIQEIYLDSLKALGIHPEDHDIRFVEDNWESPTLGAWGVGWEVWLDGMEITQFTYFQQCGGIDCKPVSIEITYGLERLAMYLQDVDSIYDIQWNNEIKYGDIFLQGEIEQCTYNFEASNPDLLFQLFTLYEEEAKQLIEKNLVLPSLDYVLKCSHCFNLLDARGVIAVAERTRYIGRIRHLARQVAEQYLAQRESLNFPLNKQVKTEEKQLINS from the coding sequence ATGACTATTAATTTTCAAGATATTGTTGCTACTCTTAACCAATTTTGGAGTGAAAGAAATTGTCTTATAGCTCAACCCTACGACACGGAGAAGGGGGCAGGTACTATGAGTCATAATACATTTTTACGCGCGATCGGACCTGAGCCTTGGTCAGTAGCATATATAGAACCTTGTAGAAGACCCACTGACGGACGTTACGGGGAAAATCCTAACCGTGTACAACATTATTATCAATACCAAGTATTAATTAAACCATCCCCTGACAATATCCAAGAAATCTATTTAGACTCATTGAAAGCATTGGGAATACACCCAGAAGATCATGATATTCGCTTCGTGGAGGATAACTGGGAATCACCTACTCTCGGTGCTTGGGGTGTGGGTTGGGAAGTGTGGTTAGACGGCATGGAAATTACTCAATTTACCTACTTTCAACAGTGTGGGGGGATTGACTGTAAACCCGTTTCCATTGAAATTACTTACGGTTTAGAGAGACTAGCCATGTATCTTCAGGATGTGGATAGCATCTATGATATTCAGTGGAATAATGAGATTAAATACGGAGATATTTTCCTGCAAGGAGAAATCGAGCAATGTACTTATAATTTTGAAGCCTCTAACCCAGATTTACTATTCCAATTATTTACTTTATACGAGGAAGAAGCAAAACAATTAATTGAGAAAAACTTAGTTTTACCTAGTCTTGATTATGTCTTAAAATGCTCCCACTGCTTTAACTTATTAGATGCTAGAGGGGTGATTGCAGTAGCGGAAAGAACTCGCTATATTGGAAGAATTAGACACTTAGCCCGTCAAGTAGCAGAACAATATTTAGCTCAAAGAGAATCATTAAATTTCCCTTTAAATAAACAGGTAAAAACCGAAGAAAAACAATTAATAAATAGTTAA
- a CDS encoding IS1 family transposase (programmed frameshift), whose product MSHQCPRCHNTKIIKNGFGFARGQQRFKCKHCNYQFTTDKIERGKPMWMKLETVILYCSGMSMNSIAKLLNVSAQTILNWIRALALENYEKPEPCEAVVVELDELWHFIEFKKNKLWIWKAYDRNTNRLIDRELGNRDSETLKKLLIRLLKWDVTVYCTDDWKPYQELLSQHPDADHVITKSETIAIERNNSDNRHWFAPFHRKTKVVSKSKEMVDLTMGLFAKFRENGTINSLINQRLTLLS is encoded by the exons ATGTCTCATCAATGCCCTCGATGTCATAATACTAAAATCATCAAAAACGGTTTTGGTTTTGCTCGTGGTCAACAAAGGTTTAAATGTAAGCACTGTAACTATCAGTTCACTACTGATAAGATCGAGCGAGGTAAACCTATGTGGATGAAACTAGAAACAGTAATTCTGTATTGCAGTGGAATGTCTATGAATTCGATCGCAAAGCTTCTCAATGTTTCTGCTCAGACTATTTTAAATTGGATTAGAGCTTTGGCACTAGAAAATTATGAAAAGCCTGAACCCTGCGAAGCGGTGGTTGTGGAACTAGATGAACTTTGGCATTTTATAGAGT TCAAAAAAAACAAGTTATGGATCTGGAAAGCTTATGACCGTAACACTAACAGACTTATCGACCGGGAATTGGGAAACCGTGATAGTGAAACCCTCAAAAAACTTTTAATTAGATTACTAAAATGGGATGTAACAGTCTATTGTACTGATGATTGGAAGCCGTACCAAGAGTTATTATCTCAACATCCAGATGCTGATCATGTGATTACAAAAAGCGAAACTATAGCCATAGAAAGAAACAATTCGGATAATCGTCATTGGTTTGCTCCCTTTCATAGAAAAACAAAAGTAGTATCAAAATCAAAAGAAATGGTGGATTTAACAATGGGACTATTTGCAAAATTTAGAGAAAATGGAACGATCAATTCATTAATAAATCAAAGATTAACATTACTTAGTTGA
- a CDS encoding Crp/Fnr family transcriptional regulator, whose protein sequence is METQEFSDTFSLFHNLNTETLEWVLSMTENESYSANEVIISEDDWGKAIYLIVSGWVKLENIYHHQESITVEVTGKGGLVGEAGILDSVNTNSRITCISDVELLSISAQRFLQILYRDTQIQNRLLKMMVKRVAEYQKYCQFHRQTPKVRLTTILISLADRYGKATEKGIKLFNFGRKDLADLAQLNLEELGYIVEKLETKGLLVIESETNSLFLPNIKQLHHIIGKLGNE, encoded by the coding sequence ATGGAGACGCAGGAATTTAGCGACACTTTCTCCTTATTTCACAATCTCAACACAGAAACTCTCGAATGGGTTTTATCCATGACAGAAAATGAAAGTTACAGTGCTAACGAAGTAATCATTTCCGAGGATGATTGGGGTAAAGCAATTTATCTTATTGTCTCAGGATGGGTAAAACTAGAGAATATTTATCATCATCAAGAAAGTATCACCGTAGAAGTTACAGGTAAAGGCGGTTTAGTAGGAGAGGCGGGTATTTTAGATAGTGTCAATACCAATAGTCGTATCACTTGCATTTCCGATGTGGAATTATTAAGTATTTCTGCCCAAAGATTTTTACAAATTCTCTATCGGGATACTCAAATTCAAAATCGTTTACTGAAAATGATGGTTAAACGAGTGGCAGAATATCAAAAATATTGTCAATTTCATCGTCAAACCCCAAAAGTTAGATTGACAACAATATTAATTTCTTTAGCTGATAGATATGGTAAAGCCACAGAAAAAGGCATCAAATTATTTAATTTTGGTCGCAAAGATTTAGCCGATTTAGCTCAACTCAATTTAGAAGAATTAGGTTATATTGTTGAAAAACTAGAAACCAAAGGCTTATTAGTGATTGAATCTGAAACTAATAGTTTATTTTTACCTAATATTAAGCAACTTCATCACATCATCGGAAAATTAGGAAATGAGTAA
- a CDS encoding cation:proton antiporter produces MILHLIFRLGIWFLLTSDLSPANIMIGVAIAFILPKPRIGLADIKEWLKILAKMLIIFPQAYWEALEIMFFPHRYEVLNMEKVPAGRSPLLIFLDIFFITFTPKTVVVKYHKEGWYEVHRIDRKQLLTD; encoded by the coding sequence ATGATACTGCATCTTATATTTCGGCTAGGAATATGGTTTTTACTGACTTCTGATTTGAGTCCAGCAAATATTATGATTGGAGTTGCGATCGCATTTATCTTACCAAAGCCGAGAATTGGTTTAGCAGATATAAAAGAATGGTTAAAGATATTAGCGAAAATGTTAATTATTTTTCCTCAAGCCTATTGGGAAGCATTGGAAATTATGTTTTTTCCCCACCGCTATGAGGTGTTAAATATGGAAAAAGTACCTGCAGGGCGATCGCCTTTACTAATTTTTTTGGATATATTTTTTATTACTTTTACTCCCAAAACTGTTGTTGTCAAATATCATAAAGAAGGATGGTATGAAGTTCACAGAATTGACAGAAAACAATTATTAACTGATTAA
- a CDS encoding monovalent cation/H(+) antiporter subunit G, whose amino-acid sequence MDFLTYFFILIGLVFWLWGTIQILDKRSVLYKLHSLSVADTLGSILIVFALALKIPSELPLLILAIISLTLWNTMLGYVLAYCSRNQEGKKLNG is encoded by the coding sequence ATGGACTTTCTTACGTATTTTTTTATATTAATTGGTTTAGTTTTTTGGTTATGGGGGACAATTCAAATATTAGATAAACGTTCAGTTTTATATAAATTACATAGTTTATCTGTTGCTGACACTTTGGGTTCAATTTTAATTGTTTTCGCCTTAGCCTTGAAAATTCCTAGCGAATTACCATTATTAATTTTGGCAATAATTTCTTTAACTTTATGGAACACAATGCTCGGTTATGTCTTAGCTTATTGTAGTCGAAATCAAGAGGGGAAAAAGTTAAATGGATAA
- a CDS encoding DUF4040 domain-containing protein: MDNLYIYLIMALLPISALMLMIQVNPYQALVIRGILGAIAVLSYIILGAADVALTEGLMGTMLGVALYIIAVRSSFVMRLGVIQEDEKNTEEDPNFDNIKNQIKQVINNFYLRLELIYFSEQELLKKSFNDKQIHGYVLKNNQLDNKYLLNIRTKRLFDILQEGIKSDQLFIGYQIDAKENQDQYLEYVKNNAN; encoded by the coding sequence ATGGATAATTTATATATTTACTTAATTATGGCTTTACTGCCCATTTCTGCATTAATGTTAATGATTCAAGTTAATCCTTATCAAGCCTTAGTAATTAGAGGAATTTTAGGTGCGATCGCAGTTTTAAGTTATATCATTTTAGGGGCGGCAGATGTAGCTTTAACAGAAGGTTTAATGGGAACAATGTTAGGGGTTGCTTTATATATTATTGCTGTTAGATCATCTTTTGTGATGCGTTTAGGAGTAATTCAGGAGGATGAAAAAAATACGGAAGAAGACCCCAACTTTGATAATATAAAAAATCAAATTAAACAAGTTATTAATAATTTCTACTTACGCTTAGAATTAATTTATTTTTCTGAACAAGAACTATTAAAAAAATCCTTTAATGATAAGCAAATTCATGGCTATGTTTTAAAAAATAATCAATTGGATAATAAATATTTACTCAATATAAGAACAAAAAGACTGTTTGATATTCTTCAGGAAGGAATAAAATCAGACCAATTATTTATCGGCTATCAAATAGACGCAAAAGAGAATCAAGATCAATATTTAGAATATGTAAAAAATAATGCTAATTAG
- a CDS encoding Na(+)/H(+) antiporter subunit B — protein MKILYIIASLAMFIKILVMPNTMAELSEMSIVEMVVEDTGVPNAVSGIIFRNRLYDTIFEVIVFTIAILGVGFLLSNEQPTPVVYQFTDQPSIVLARLGATITALVTIELAIRGHLSPGGGFAAGVAGGTAIGLIAITSSSQMMEKVYQRFSAAILEKVSVLLFIVLAIATLTGIELPHGNLGYLISGGSIPLLNIIVALKVALGSWAAILLFVRYRGLF, from the coding sequence ATGAAAATACTATATATAATTGCTAGTTTGGCAATGTTTATAAAAATCTTAGTTATGCCCAATACCATGGCGGAATTGTCAGAAATGTCCATTGTAGAAATGGTTGTTGAAGATACAGGCGTACCCAATGCTGTGTCAGGAATTATATTTCGCAACCGTCTTTATGACACTATTTTTGAGGTAATTGTATTTACTATCGCTATTTTAGGGGTTGGGTTTTTGCTTTCTAATGAACAGCCTACCCCTGTAGTTTATCAATTTACAGATCAACCATCCATCGTTTTAGCCAGATTAGGGGCGACTATAACCGCTCTTGTTACCATAGAATTAGCGATAAGAGGCCATTTAAGTCCGGGAGGAGGATTCGCCGCAGGAGTAGCAGGAGGCACAGCTATCGGCTTAATAGCGATTACATCTTCTTCTCAAATGATGGAGAAAGTTTATCAACGGTTTTCTGCCGCAATCTTGGAAAAAGTATCTGTTTTATTATTTATTGTTCTTGCGATCGCAACTTTAACTGGTATAGAATTACCTCATGGTAACTTAGGTTATCTTATTAGTGGAGGTTCGATTCCTCTTTTGAATATTATTGTAGCTTTAAAAGTTGCTTTAGGTTCATGGGCAGCTATTCTCTTATTTGTACGTTATCGGGGGCTTTTTTGA